Proteins found in one Fulvitalea axinellae genomic segment:
- a CDS encoding N-acetylmuramoyl-L-alanine amidase, translating into MPPFFRTMLLALVLAPITLTAQKSRFVEIKTTKKITVDSLMSRYRLNGHRENRDYFLGLNRIISSELKAGKYALPISSYPFNGKSIRSSLGLDDWSTAEAVLAYNDLLKKKGVRKKSVVASKTIWVPYHLHNGLPAVTSKPVATKTPAKPKPSKKKASTPTGPPIAKASNGSFPIFGKKYAKVKAKSNRLKGCVYYIVSGHGGPDPGAMVRKGKTRLHEDEYAYDVSLRLARNLIEQGAKVYVIIRDPKDGIRDKQYLGTGQNERCWPNDPIPLDQIERLDQRANAVNRLYKQNKAMGFRYQRLLMVHLDSRGTEKNIDMYFYHRLKDNNSKRFSQSLMSTIKRKYEQKRKGRGYTGYIRGRDLHMLRETTPVATYIELGNFQNPNNQQRFLLPSNRQAMANWLTEGLLKKP; encoded by the coding sequence ATGCCCCCGTTTTTCCGTACGATGCTCTTGGCGCTAGTACTGGCCCCCATTACCCTTACGGCCCAAAAAAGCCGTTTCGTGGAAATCAAAACCACGAAAAAAATCACCGTGGACTCGCTTATGAGTCGTTACAGACTCAATGGGCACAGGGAAAACCGAGACTATTTCCTCGGCCTAAACCGCATTATCAGCTCCGAGCTCAAAGCCGGCAAATACGCACTCCCCATCTCCTCGTACCCTTTCAACGGCAAAAGCATACGCTCCAGCCTAGGCCTTGACGACTGGTCCACGGCCGAAGCCGTTTTGGCCTACAATGACCTGCTCAAGAAAAAAGGCGTAAGGAAAAAAAGCGTGGTGGCTAGCAAGACCATTTGGGTACCGTATCACCTCCACAACGGACTCCCCGCCGTAACCTCGAAACCCGTAGCCACAAAAACGCCGGCCAAGCCGAAGCCTTCCAAGAAAAAAGCCTCCACTCCTACAGGCCCTCCGATAGCTAAAGCTTCGAATGGCAGTTTCCCCATTTTCGGAAAAAAATACGCCAAGGTCAAAGCAAAAAGCAACCGCCTCAAAGGTTGCGTATACTATATAGTGAGCGGACACGGCGGACCTGACCCCGGCGCCATGGTACGCAAAGGCAAAACCCGCCTCCACGAAGATGAATACGCTTACGATGTCTCATTACGCTTGGCCCGGAACCTCATAGAACAAGGCGCCAAAGTATACGTCATCATCCGTGACCCAAAAGACGGTATCCGCGACAAGCAATACCTCGGTACCGGACAAAACGAACGTTGCTGGCCAAACGACCCCATTCCCCTCGACCAAATCGAGCGACTGGATCAGCGGGCCAACGCCGTCAATCGCCTTTACAAGCAAAACAAGGCCATGGGATTCCGCTACCAGCGTTTGCTGATGGTTCACTTGGATTCGCGGGGAACCGAAAAGAACATCGACATGTACTTTTACCACCGCCTGAAAGATAACAACTCGAAGCGCTTTTCGCAGTCACTAATGAGCACTATCAAGCGCAAATACGAGCAAAAACGAAAAGGCAGAGGGTACACCGGCTATATCCGCGGACGCGATCTGCACATGCTTCGGGAAACTACACCCGTGGCAACTTATATCGAATTGGGCAACTTCCAAAACCCGAATAACCAACAACGCTTTCTGCTTCCGTCAAACCGCCAAGCCATGGCAAATTGGCTTACTGAAGGACTTTTGAAAAAACCTTAA
- a CDS encoding pitrilysin family protein produces the protein MRKLKTIAMSLAIMLSSGMALAQTKLIEKVTKKGDEVVIPYEKYVLDNGLTLVIHEDHSDPLVHVDVTYHVGSQREEIGKSGFAHFFEHMMFQGSKNVADEEHFKVVSESGGTLNGTTNRDRTNYFQTVPSNQLERMFWLEADRMGFLLEAVTQKKFEVQRATVKNEKGQNYDNAPYGQWQERTCQALYPYGHPYSWLTIGVLEDLDRVDVTDLKKFFLRWYGPNNATLTVGGDVNPKEVIRLAEKYFGIIPRGQEVKSLKLDPVQLDSDRYISYVDSNIRFPALLLTFPTVPEYHKDEAPLKCLAQILGTGQSSFFFKKFVKTRKAIQASVFSSHDELAGQMTMFVLPFPGNTLASFEEDLRATLKEFEKEGVKDEDIQKFVAGVEAGTINSLASVSGKVSQLAHYQTFTGNPNYIQKELDAYLNITKEDVVRVYNKYIKGKASVVLSVLPKGMEGLTAKADNFTPQKSGNNPFPTTDYSGLAYTPITGDKFDRSKKPEATKAPLVPVPDYWRNNFKNGLQIIGTRSSEIPTVTLRLSIEGGHKQEGWDKSKAGIASITAALMNEGTLKHNAEEFSNELDKLGSSVSISAGDGSTSLNISSLRKNLDKTLALAEEILFQPAFPEDAFQRIKKQQIEGIKANKKDPGAIASSVYDKVLFGKESIHAISSSGTEESVKGITLDDVKNFYKTNYAPNISKLVVVGDIGQKEVISKLDFLKNWDRKEVKLYKEEFGLRQVKTKIYLVDKEKAPQSHIRMGYLTGLHYDAYGESFKTGLMNYNLGGAFNSRINLNLREDKGYTYGARSYFYANKEYGIFGASAGVKANTTDSAVFEFVKEIKGFHSKGITADELDFMKNSIAQSDARKYETPGQKAGFLSRIITYDLDGNYVNKQAKVIDKISQKDINALAKKHLKAENMNILVVGDKALVLPGLKRLGYEIIELDPDGNEIGVLQSDKKQ, from the coding sequence ATGAGAAAACTCAAGACTATCGCAATGTCGCTTGCGATCATGCTATCGTCTGGTATGGCACTCGCTCAGACCAAGCTGATCGAAAAGGTGACGAAAAAAGGTGACGAGGTCGTAATCCCTTACGAGAAGTACGTTTTGGACAACGGCCTTACTTTGGTAATCCATGAGGATCATTCCGATCCTTTGGTACACGTTGACGTGACTTATCATGTGGGCTCGCAACGCGAAGAGATCGGAAAATCCGGTTTCGCCCACTTCTTCGAACACATGATGTTCCAAGGCTCCAAAAACGTAGCCGATGAAGAGCATTTCAAAGTGGTCTCGGAGTCCGGCGGAACGCTTAACGGAACCACTAACCGCGACCGCACAAACTACTTCCAAACCGTACCGAGCAACCAGCTCGAAAGAATGTTCTGGCTTGAGGCCGACAGGATGGGATTTCTGCTCGAAGCTGTTACACAGAAAAAGTTCGAGGTACAGCGCGCCACCGTTAAAAACGAAAAAGGCCAAAACTACGACAACGCACCTTACGGCCAGTGGCAAGAGCGTACTTGCCAGGCCCTCTACCCTTACGGTCACCCGTATTCGTGGCTCACGATCGGCGTGCTTGAGGATTTGGACCGAGTTGACGTAACCGACCTGAAGAAATTCTTCCTCCGTTGGTACGGGCCGAACAACGCCACGCTTACCGTTGGCGGAGACGTAAACCCGAAAGAAGTGATTCGCTTGGCGGAAAAATATTTCGGAATTATCCCGAGAGGACAGGAAGTGAAAAGCCTCAAGCTCGATCCAGTCCAACTTGACAGCGACCGCTATATCTCTTACGTAGATTCCAACATCCGCTTCCCCGCGTTGTTGCTTACTTTCCCCACCGTTCCGGAATATCACAAAGACGAGGCTCCGCTCAAGTGTCTCGCCCAGATTCTGGGAACAGGACAAAGTTCTTTCTTCTTCAAAAAATTCGTAAAGACCCGTAAGGCGATCCAAGCCAGCGTATTCTCGTCGCATGACGAACTCGCCGGCCAAATGACCATGTTCGTATTGCCATTCCCAGGCAACACTCTCGCCAGCTTTGAGGAAGATCTCAGGGCAACGCTGAAAGAATTCGAAAAAGAAGGCGTAAAAGACGAAGACATCCAGAAGTTTGTAGCTGGCGTAGAGGCCGGAACTATCAACAGCCTGGCTTCGGTAAGCGGAAAAGTGAGCCAGCTTGCCCACTACCAGACTTTCACAGGAAATCCGAACTACATCCAGAAGGAACTCGACGCTTATTTGAATATTACCAAAGAAGACGTAGTCCGCGTATACAACAAGTACATCAAAGGCAAAGCTTCCGTAGTGCTGAGCGTATTGCCTAAAGGCATGGAAGGCTTGACCGCCAAGGCCGATAACTTCACGCCACAGAAGTCAGGAAACAACCCGTTCCCTACTACCGACTACTCAGGACTGGCTTACACGCCCATCACCGGTGACAAGTTTGACCGTAGCAAGAAGCCAGAAGCCACTAAAGCCCCTCTTGTTCCGGTTCCGGATTATTGGAGAAATAACTTCAAGAACGGCCTCCAGATCATCGGCACCCGTTCTAGCGAAATCCCGACCGTTACGCTTCGCCTGAGCATCGAAGGCGGACATAAGCAAGAAGGCTGGGACAAGAGCAAAGCCGGTATCGCTTCGATTACCGCCGCTTTGATGAACGAGGGAACCCTTAAGCACAACGCCGAAGAGTTCTCAAACGAACTCGACAAACTCGGCAGTAGCGTTTCTATCTCAGCCGGTGACGGATCCACTTCGCTTAACATTAGTTCGCTCCGCAAAAACTTGGATAAGACTTTGGCTTTGGCCGAAGAAATCCTCTTCCAGCCCGCGTTCCCAGAAGACGCTTTCCAGCGTATCAAGAAACAGCAAATAGAAGGCATCAAGGCGAACAAGAAAGATCCGGGCGCTATCGCTTCCAGCGTATACGACAAGGTATTGTTCGGCAAAGAGAGCATCCACGCTATTTCGTCGAGCGGAACAGAGGAATCGGTTAAGGGCATCACCCTTGACGATGTGAAAAACTTCTACAAGACCAACTACGCCCCTAACATCAGTAAATTGGTGGTTGTGGGTGATATCGGCCAGAAAGAAGTTATCTCGAAACTCGACTTCCTCAAAAACTGGGACCGCAAAGAGGTTAAGCTTTACAAAGAGGAATTCGGCCTACGCCAAGTAAAGACCAAAATCTACTTGGTAGACAAAGAAAAAGCTCCGCAATCGCACATCCGTATGGGTTACCTCACCGGCCTGCACTACGACGCCTACGGCGAATCGTTCAAAACCGGCTTGATGAACTACAACCTCGGTGGCGCGTTCAATAGCCGTATCAACCTTAATTTGCGCGAAGACAAGGGCTACACTTACGGCGCCCGCTCGTACTTCTACGCCAATAAGGAATACGGTATCTTCGGAGCGTCGGCAGGCGTAAAAGCCAACACCACCGACAGTGCGGTATTTGAGTTCGTAAAAGAAATCAAGGGCTTCCACAGCAAAGGCATCACGGCCGACGAACTTGACTTTATGAAGAACTCGATCGCCCAAAGCGATGCCCGCAAATACGAAACTCCGGGACAAAAAGCCGGATTCCTGTCGAGAATCATCACTTATGACCTGGACGGAAATTACGTTAACAAGCAGGCTAAAGTGATCGACAAGATCAGCCAGAAAGACATCAACGCCTTGGCCAAAAAGCACCTCAAGGCAGAGAACATGAATATCTTGGTGGTTGGCGACAAAGCCCTCGTATTGCCGGGCCTTAAGCGCCTTGGTTACGAGATCATCGAACTTGATCCTGACGGCAACGAGATCGGAGTTCTCCAATCAGACAAAAAGCAGTAA
- the rpmA gene encoding 50S ribosomal protein L27: MAHKKGAGSSNNGRESESKRLGVKIYGGQGAIAGNIIVRQRGTKHHPGNNVGMGKDHTLFALTDGVVSFKKTRKNRSVVSVEPVTEA, encoded by the coding sequence ATGGCACATAAAAAAGGAGCAGGTTCTTCTAACAACGGTAGAGAATCGGAAAGCAAACGCCTTGGCGTAAAGATCTATGGTGGACAAGGTGCTATCGCCGGCAACATCATCGTTAGACAAAGAGGCACTAAGCACCACCCAGGCAACAACGTGGGTATGGGCAAAGACCACACTCTCTTCGCTTTGACTGACGGCGTGGTTAGCTTCAAAAAAACTAGAAAAAACAGATCGGTTGTTTCTGTTGAGCCTGTAACTGAGGCTTAA